Proteins from one Halovivax limisalsi genomic window:
- a CDS encoding response regulator: MTEHREGEPIEILLVEDNPGDVRLTKEAFREGGINNTLHVVSDGEAALDFLFQRGEYEDATRPHLVLLDLNLPKLDGHDVLERIRADDDLHRLPVIILTSSESERDVVESYERNSNAYLTKPVRPNDFIDLVQTFEEFWLTLVRLPPRPE, encoded by the coding sequence ATGACCGAGCACCGGGAGGGAGAGCCGATCGAGATTTTGCTCGTCGAGGATAATCCCGGTGACGTGCGCCTCACGAAAGAAGCCTTCCGGGAAGGCGGCATCAACAACACCCTCCACGTGGTCAGCGACGGCGAGGCGGCGCTCGACTTTCTATTCCAGCGCGGCGAGTACGAGGACGCGACGCGACCCCACCTCGTGCTGCTCGACCTCAACCTCCCGAAGCTCGACGGACACGACGTGCTCGAGCGGATCAGAGCGGACGACGACCTCCACCGCCTGCCGGTAATCATCCTGACGAGTTCCGAATCGGAACGGGACGTCGTCGAGAGCTACGAGCGCAATTCGAACGCCTACCTCACCAAACCGGTGCGCCCGAACGATTTTATCGACCTCGTCCAGACGTTCGAGGAATTCTGGCTCACGCTCGTCCGACTGCCGCC
- a CDS encoding PQQ-dependent sugar dehydrogenase, with the protein MTNPPFDPDGPPCGRDGQRSRTDSSRRVFMKAAAATGAAVSLTGPAIAQDENESGGTETNGEDESTGPSRDEIVGEGPTIGLERVAGGFTAPVGFEVAPGQEDRFYVVDQLGQIRVIEPATADGDAADGEAGTDAETGDGTDEGNVTEDGNESTGAGAAGNETGGVADDNESDGAGDGAGNGASQGGTDSGEMQLRAEPFLDLSDRIVEVSGGTGEFDERGLLGLAFHPDFRENGRFFVRYSAPPTDDTPEDYDHTAILAEFSTASDDHETGDPDSEEILLEVPEPQFNHNAGAVLFGPDDYLYVPFGDGGNANDVGLGHVEDWYDANEGGNGQNTTENLLGGILRIDVDAEGDDGRPYGIPDDNPLVDSDEGMDEYFAWGLRNPWRASFDGEGRFFVADVGQNLFEEVDIVENGGNYGWNVKEGIECFSTENPGEPPEECPSATPDDVRGGEPLIDPVIQYPHLVEGETLGISITGGYVYEGDSVTELQETYVYGDWSSSFGTPDGSLFASPVREYEATADRSRDDLWEIQELSVSDAENDRINRFVLAFGRDHDDELYVLTTARYTDGETGEVWRIVPDGEGESIEPHPDGVGMDDDDGDDGDAETEDDGESGEKGAENGDDGTGSDDESESDGEEANETTGESDGEETEAVDD; encoded by the coding sequence ATGACCAATCCACCATTCGATCCCGACGGGCCACCGTGCGGGCGCGACGGACAACGCTCGCGGACGGATTCGTCGCGACGCGTGTTCATGAAGGCCGCGGCGGCGACCGGCGCGGCGGTGAGCCTGACCGGTCCGGCGATCGCGCAAGACGAGAACGAGTCGGGCGGGACCGAAACGAACGGCGAAGACGAGTCGACGGGACCGAGCCGGGACGAGATCGTCGGCGAGGGGCCGACCATCGGACTCGAACGCGTCGCGGGCGGGTTCACCGCACCCGTGGGGTTCGAAGTCGCCCCCGGACAGGAGGATCGGTTCTACGTCGTCGACCAGCTCGGCCAGATCCGGGTGATCGAACCCGCGACGGCGGACGGAGATGCCGCGGACGGCGAGGCTGGAACCGACGCGGAAACCGGCGACGGAACGGACGAAGGCAACGTCACCGAGGACGGAAACGAATCCACCGGCGCGGGCGCAGCCGGGAACGAGACCGGCGGAGTTGCCGACGACAACGAATCCGACGGAGCGGGTGACGGTGCCGGGAACGGCGCCAGTCAGGGCGGAACGGACTCGGGGGAGATGCAGCTCAGGGCTGAGCCGTTCCTCGATCTCTCCGACCGGATCGTCGAGGTCAGCGGCGGGACCGGCGAGTTCGACGAGCGGGGGCTACTCGGACTCGCGTTCCACCCGGACTTCCGGGAGAACGGCCGCTTTTTCGTCCGCTACAGCGCGCCGCCGACCGACGACACGCCGGAGGACTACGACCACACCGCCATTCTCGCCGAGTTTTCGACCGCGAGCGACGACCACGAGACCGGCGACCCCGACTCCGAAGAGATCCTGCTCGAGGTGCCGGAGCCCCAGTTCAACCACAACGCCGGCGCCGTGCTCTTCGGCCCGGACGACTACCTCTACGTCCCGTTCGGCGACGGCGGCAACGCCAACGACGTCGGACTCGGCCACGTCGAGGACTGGTACGACGCGAACGAGGGCGGCAACGGCCAGAACACGACGGAGAACCTCCTCGGCGGCATCCTCCGGATCGACGTCGACGCCGAGGGTGACGACGGTCGCCCGTACGGCATCCCCGACGACAATCCGTTGGTCGACAGCGACGAGGGGATGGACGAGTACTTCGCGTGGGGCCTTCGCAACCCGTGGCGGGCGTCGTTCGACGGCGAAGGGCGATTCTTCGTCGCCGACGTCGGCCAGAATCTCTTCGAGGAGGTCGACATCGTCGAGAACGGCGGCAACTACGGCTGGAACGTCAAAGAGGGAATCGAGTGCTTCAGCACGGAGAACCCGGGCGAGCCGCCCGAGGAGTGTCCGAGTGCGACGCCGGACGACGTCCGCGGCGGCGAACCCCTCATCGATCCGGTGATCCAGTACCCGCACCTCGTCGAGGGCGAGACGCTCGGGATCTCGATCACCGGCGGCTACGTCTACGAGGGCGATTCCGTGACCGAGCTACAAGAGACGTACGTCTACGGCGACTGGAGCAGCTCCTTCGGGACGCCCGACGGATCGCTGTTCGCCTCGCCAGTCCGGGAGTACGAGGCGACGGCCGATCGCAGCCGGGACGACCTCTGGGAGATCCAGGAACTGTCGGTCTCGGACGCGGAAAACGACCGGATCAACCGGTTCGTCCTCGCGTTCGGCCGCGACCACGACGACGAACTCTACGTGCTGACGACCGCGCGCTACACCGACGGCGAAACCGGCGAGGTCTGGCGCATCGTGCCCGACGGCGAGGGCGAGTCGATCGAACCGCACCCCGACGGCGTCGGGATGGACGACGATGACGGCGATGACGGAGACGCTGAAACCGAAGATGACGGGGAGAGCGGCGAAAAGGGGGCCGAGAACGGCGACGACGGAACGGGATCGGACGACGAATCGGAGTCGGACGGGGAGGAAGCAAACGAGACGACGGGGGAGTCGGACGGGGAGGAGACCGAGGCGGTCGACGACTGA
- a CDS encoding SLC13 family permease, with product MTDPVLSTGALVVFALIAVTLVLFVTEVIPTDATAIGVLVSLAVLEPLTGVSAGEAISGFASTATITIVAMYMLSAGIQRTGLVQRLGLSLARFARGSETRALAATIATTGPLAGFVNNTPIVAIFIPMISELAAKTGISASKLLLPLSYAAILGGTLTLIGTSTNLLASEFAVELVGRDAIGLFEFSALGVVILAVGLAYLMTVGRWLTPERAPVEGDLVDEFDLEDHLSQVRVRPDADAVGSTVGDLESRSDAKIRILQLRRDDGRALAYDEDGTGDHSTATAAAGESPVESAATPSEEEAVATADPPAAPSDHPAGTTGAAESVTDSSPDSADGVAAGDASFASVSPDTRIEADDVLTVHGTLQAVNRFVGDQGLSQLVRRSVTDETFEAAASDDVLAKAVVPPESSFAGEKLADSHLREVYRTTVLAIRRDGELLRTDLGETRLEPGDLLLLQTVPETVEYFGDGTDLVVVDEDALDRLLADEPAERAPLSPKTPIALGIMAGVIGAAALGVLPIVISALAGVFCMVLTGCLSTSDAYDAVSWNVVFLLAGVLPLGIALEATGGSAVIAGALGATDPYLSHAGILFLCYLVTGVLANVITPVATIVLMTPIAVDTATSLGAAPFSFLLAVMFAAATSFSTPVGYQTNLMVYGPGRYEFTDFLRVGGPLQLLLSVVTSIGIVAIWGV from the coding sequence ATGACCGATCCCGTCCTCTCGACCGGGGCGCTGGTCGTCTTCGCGCTGATCGCGGTCACGCTGGTCCTGTTCGTCACGGAGGTCATTCCGACCGACGCGACCGCGATCGGCGTGCTGGTCTCGCTGGCCGTCCTGGAGCCGCTGACAGGCGTCTCGGCGGGCGAGGCCATCTCCGGGTTCGCCAGCACGGCGACGATCACCATCGTCGCGATGTACATGCTTAGCGCGGGCATCCAGCGGACGGGACTCGTCCAGCGACTGGGCCTCTCGCTCGCGCGCTTCGCCCGCGGCAGCGAGACGCGGGCGCTCGCGGCCACGATCGCGACCACCGGCCCGCTCGCGGGCTTCGTCAACAACACGCCGATCGTCGCGATCTTCATCCCGATGATCTCCGAACTCGCGGCGAAGACGGGAATCTCGGCCTCGAAGCTCTTACTGCCGCTCTCCTACGCGGCCATCCTCGGCGGCACGCTGACGCTCATCGGGACGTCGACGAACCTGCTCGCGAGCGAGTTCGCCGTGGAGCTCGTCGGCCGCGACGCGATCGGATTGTTCGAGTTCAGCGCGCTCGGGGTCGTGATCCTCGCGGTCGGGCTCGCCTACCTCATGACCGTCGGCCGCTGGCTGACGCCGGAGCGCGCCCCCGTCGAGGGCGACCTCGTCGACGAGTTCGACCTCGAGGACCACCTCTCACAGGTCCGGGTGCGACCGGACGCCGACGCGGTCGGCTCGACCGTCGGCGACCTCGAATCGCGATCGGACGCGAAGATCCGAATCCTCCAGTTGCGACGCGACGACGGTCGAGCGCTGGCGTACGACGAGGACGGGACTGGCGACCACTCGACGGCGACGGCGGCGGCCGGCGAGTCGCCGGTCGAGAGCGCCGCGACGCCGTCCGAGGAGGAAGCCGTCGCCACTGCGGATCCGCCGGCGGCCCCCTCGGACCACCCGGCGGGCACGACCGGCGCGGCCGAATCCGTCACCGACTCGTCGCCGGATTCGGCGGACGGGGTGGCCGCCGGGGACGCCTCGTTCGCGTCGGTCAGCCCGGACACGCGGATCGAGGCGGACGACGTCCTGACCGTTCACGGGACGTTGCAGGCGGTCAATCGCTTCGTCGGCGATCAGGGACTCTCGCAACTGGTCCGCCGGTCCGTCACTGACGAAACGTTCGAAGCCGCCGCGAGCGACGACGTGCTCGCGAAGGCCGTCGTCCCGCCGGAGTCGTCCTTCGCCGGTGAGAAACTGGCCGACTCGCACCTCCGGGAGGTCTACCGGACGACGGTGCTGGCGATCCGTCGCGACGGCGAGTTGCTTCGCACCGACCTCGGGGAGACGCGACTCGAGCCCGGCGATCTCCTGTTGCTCCAGACCGTCCCCGAGACCGTCGAGTACTTCGGCGACGGGACGGACCTGGTCGTCGTCGACGAGGACGCGCTCGATCGACTGCTCGCGGACGAGCCGGCCGAACGCGCGCCGCTCTCGCCGAAGACCCCGATCGCGCTGGGGATCATGGCTGGCGTGATCGGGGCGGCCGCGCTCGGCGTCCTCCCGATCGTGATCTCGGCGCTGGCCGGCGTCTTCTGCATGGTCCTCACGGGCTGTCTCTCGACGAGCGACGCCTACGACGCGGTCTCGTGGAACGTGGTGTTCCTCCTCGCGGGCGTCCTGCCGCTGGGGATCGCGCTCGAGGCGACGGGCGGATCGGCGGTCATCGCGGGCGCGCTGGGGGCGACGGACCCGTACCTCTCGCACGCGGGTATCCTGTTCCTGTGTTACCTCGTGACCGGGGTGCTCGCGAACGTGATCACGCCCGTCGCGACGATCGTGTTGATGACGCCGATCGCCGTCGATACCGCGACGAGCCTCGGCGCCGCGCCGTTTTCGTTCCTGCTCGCGGTGATGTTCGCCGCGGCGACCTCGTTCTCGACGCCGGTCGGCTACCAGACCAACCTCATGGTCTACGGGCCGGGCCGGTACGAGTTCACCGACTTCCTCCGGGTCGGCGGCCCGCTGCAACTGCTGCTCTCCGTGGTCACGTCGATCGGGATCGTGGCAATCTGGGGCGTCTGA
- a CDS encoding cytochrome C oxidase subunit II, whose translation MTSPLESPDGNWWNQPINRREGIWLGLAGIWSVGIFAWMSGFTRFGEQNPIGPTYEVETEEYLQTVQDYQDEAEDTDEGLVPPGTDVYIAGMRFSWLGTPVVLETGTEYDFHLSSIDVQHGFSLRPEHALSKQMNFQVLPGYEWVLPMEFDEPGEYHIICNEFCGEGHRTMHGRIVVQEGE comes from the coding sequence ATGACGTCACCGCTCGAATCCCCGGACGGAAACTGGTGGAACCAACCGATCAACCGCCGCGAGGGTATCTGGCTGGGACTGGCCGGGATCTGGTCGGTCGGCATCTTCGCCTGGATGAGCGGCTTCACCCGCTTCGGCGAGCAGAACCCGATCGGCCCGACCTACGAGGTCGAGACCGAGGAGTACCTGCAGACGGTTCAGGACTACCAGGACGAGGCCGAAGACACCGACGAGGGACTCGTTCCGCCCGGCACCGACGTCTACATCGCGGGAATGCGCTTCAGCTGGCTGGGAACGCCGGTCGTCCTCGAGACCGGGACGGAGTACGACTTCCACCTCAGCTCGATCGACGTCCAGCACGGCTTCTCGCTCCGGCCGGAGCACGCGCTGAGCAAGCAGATGAACTTCCAGGTGTTGCCGGGCTACGAGTGGGTCCTGCCGATGGAGTTCGACGAACCCGGCGAGTACCACATCATCTGCAACGAGTTCTGCGGTGAGGGCCACCGAACGATGCACGGTCGGATCGTCGTTCAGGAGGGCGAGTGA
- a CDS encoding cytochrome c oxidase subunit I — translation MAHRYDVLGLFDNDYDEEGFRRCSVTGLDIHHTAENMVKLFGLTAVVAMIVGGIFAFFVAMTRWELVGLLGPESYYKHLSMHAWNLLIFWMVFLEIAILYVGGPMVLGRRLSWSPVALLGWVVMVVGAVLVNAGIWLTSLPDEAPLLTAYVPLTAHTWFYVGAVTFILGAIVAALPFFVTIWKEKRGEPWKTLPLVTFGAFATSIIAFEALLGGLITFAVTLLWRVELIAWMDAAWYRHMYWTIGHSTQQINLAAMVTVWYFLTHVVGGAEVVSEKVSRTAFILYILFINLGAAHHILSDPVVSTGWRVWNASYALYGAAFASMIHAFAIPAGIEAGRRKRGQGRGLFGWLTSAPWTNPVFSATIFSIILFGFVGGITGVVMGQLQVNMTWHNTFATVGHFHATVALGTTLAFMGLIYFVVRTMFMRRLALGRLATLQPYLYAGGMGIATMMMLYAGLLYGVPRRTVEVVRNIPGANFDLAAAAPLMTIFGIFALVAIVAGAAFVLIAVVSILFGERVVDGPDGTGLVLEGGPRLADGGGPVVDEDDPVHAYEMRGTFVIVLIFFVMFVVAYAANWYLLSELWSVGL, via the coding sequence ATGGCCCACAGGTACGACGTCCTCGGACTCTTCGACAACGACTACGACGAGGAGGGCTTTCGCCGGTGTTCGGTGACGGGCCTGGACATCCATCACACCGCGGAAAACATGGTGAAGCTGTTCGGCCTGACGGCCGTCGTCGCGATGATCGTCGGCGGCATCTTCGCCTTCTTCGTCGCGATGACGCGCTGGGAACTCGTCGGCCTGCTCGGGCCCGAGAGCTACTACAAGCACCTCTCGATGCACGCCTGGAACCTGCTCATCTTCTGGATGGTCTTCCTGGAGATCGCCATCCTGTACGTGGGCGGGCCGATGGTGCTCGGCCGGCGGTTGTCGTGGTCGCCAGTCGCCCTGCTCGGCTGGGTGGTGATGGTCGTCGGGGCGGTGCTGGTCAACGCCGGCATCTGGCTGACCTCGCTGCCGGACGAAGCGCCGCTGTTGACGGCGTACGTGCCGCTGACCGCCCACACCTGGTTCTACGTCGGCGCCGTCACGTTCATCCTCGGGGCGATCGTCGCCGCGCTCCCCTTCTTCGTGACCATCTGGAAGGAAAAGCGCGGCGAGCCCTGGAAGACGCTGCCGCTCGTGACCTTCGGCGCGTTCGCGACGTCGATCATCGCCTTCGAGGCGCTGCTGGGCGGTCTCATCACGTTCGCCGTCACCCTGCTCTGGCGGGTCGAGCTCATCGCGTGGATGGACGCCGCGTGGTACCGCCACATGTACTGGACCATCGGACACAGCACCCAGCAGATCAACCTCGCGGCGATGGTGACCGTCTGGTACTTCCTCACCCACGTCGTCGGCGGCGCGGAGGTCGTCAGCGAGAAGGTCTCGCGCACCGCCTTCATCCTCTACATCCTCTTCATCAACCTCGGGGCCGCCCACCACATCCTGTCCGATCCGGTCGTCTCGACCGGCTGGCGCGTCTGGAACGCCTCCTACGCGCTGTACGGCGCGGCCTTCGCCAGCATGATTCACGCCTTCGCGATCCCGGCGGGGATCGAGGCGGGCCGACGCAAGCGCGGGCAGGGGCGCGGTCTCTTCGGCTGGCTCACCTCGGCGCCGTGGACGAATCCGGTCTTCTCCGCGACGATCTTCAGCATCATCCTCTTCGGCTTCGTCGGCGGCATCACCGGCGTCGTCATGGGCCAGCTCCAGGTCAACATGACCTGGCACAACACGTTCGCGACGGTCGGACACTTCCACGCGACGGTGGCGCTCGGGACGACCCTCGCGTTCATGGGACTGATCTACTTCGTCGTCCGGACGATGTTCATGCGCCGGCTCGCGCTCGGCCGGCTCGCGACCCTCCAGCCGTACCTCTACGCCGGCGGGATGGGCATCGCCACCATGATGATGCTGTACGCCGGCCTCCTCTACGGCGTGCCCCGGCGCACGGTCGAGGTGGTGCGGAACATTCCGGGCGCGAACTTCGACCTCGCGGCCGCGGCGCCGCTCATGACCATCTTCGGGATCTTCGCCCTGGTTGCGATCGTCGCTGGGGCCGCGTTCGTCCTGATCGCCGTCGTCTCGATCCTCTTCGGCGAGCGCGTCGTCGACGGCCCGGACGGCACCGGCCTGGTCCTCGAAGGCGGGCCGCGACTCGCCGACGGCGGCGGCCCGGTGGTCGACGAGGACGATCCGGTCCACGCCTACGAGATGCGGGGCACGTTCGTCATCGTGCTGATCTTCTTCGTCATGTTCGTCGTGGCGTACGCGGCGAACTGGTACCTGCTGTCGGAACTGTGGTCCGTGGGGCTCTGA